From the genome of Vallitalea longa:
ATCTATGACAATAAAATAAATATAATGTGGTTGACAGTATCCCTATTCAATAAAATCATATCTGAGAATGAAAATGTTTTTAATTCTTTAGATACGATATTGGTTGGTGGTGATAAACTAACACCAAGTTATATTAACAAATTAAGAAGTGTGAATAAGAACATTACTATTATAAATGGGTATGGTCCAACTGAAAACACTACATTTTCCACTTGTTTTACGATACAGAAGGAATATAAGCACAATATACCTATA
Proteins encoded in this window:
- a CDS encoding AMP-binding protein yields the protein IYDNKINIMWLTVSLFNKIISENENVFNSLDTILVGGDKLTPSYINKLRSVNKNITIINGYGPTENTTFSTCFTIQKEYKHNIPI